The Carassius gibelio isolate Cgi1373 ecotype wild population from Czech Republic chromosome B19, carGib1.2-hapl.c, whole genome shotgun sequence genomic interval AAAGGCATTGGTACCATTTGGGGCGATGTTGATATCATCTAGGGTCTTTCCTTTAAACTCTGATAAACGCCCCTGCTCAAGGGCCATGAGAATCTTGCTGATCTTCGCAAGCTGGAGAGTGCCCTCAGGTAAACGATAAAACTGGCGATGGACTCTGATGTCATGGCCAAGAAAATCTGCCAGTTGATCAAGCTCGGTGTCATTCAGATTGAGTACTTTTGAGAGTGTAGCAACATGCTTCCTGAGTTTTGTAGAGGTGAGTGAGAGAGGGTTCTTGGCTCCACAAGCTTTCACAAAGTAACGAATGCAATCTGACCCTCTGTAGTGGGACACTGCATATGGCCTTGCAAACATGTATGGATTGTTATCAGCCACTCCACATTCTTTTCTCTTCTCCACAAGCAAATCAAGGGAATCCACCATCGCAGGGGTTAAGAGCACAGGCACCTTCCGCCCTCTTTTACCTCTTATTTCAAGTCTCACAAAATGCTTGCAGAGACTTTTCTCTAGCTCAGAGAGAGCTACATTGACATCTTCATGAGGAGCTGATTTGTCTCTTAGGATGAATGTTGAAACAGGCATTTTTGATACTTCCCCTTCTCTACGCCTGTTGAATAAAATAACTTGAGCCAGAGTCACTTTTGTCAAGTTAGCCCAGTTGCAAGATGAGCACTCTGATGTCAAGTCACTGTAGAACCGGTGCTGCGCGTCATCCAGGTAGCAATGCAGAGTTCTTACATCTTCTGTGAAAGGTAAAAGCTGTGGGGAATTCCACTTGGACTCTGTGAGGCCCTGCAAGGCTTTGGCTGATATGAGCTCATTCCACCTGGCATCATACACTTGACGAAAGCAGCGAGCCGCTGTTGCACCATCATTATCACCTTTCATCATTGCATTGGTTTCAAGGAGCATGGACACATTTTTCAGTCCATGTCCAAGCTTTAGAGCAAGTGTTGCAGTTTTGTATTTGCCAGTTTCCTCGTTGAAACCTGCTGTGTGTCTTACTGCAGTAACTGCTAGCATGAAGTTTTCTGGTGTGACATAATCTTTGATAGTTTGCAGTGGTGTGACCTCTCTACCATGTAAACGCAGCCGACCAAGCTCCCTCAACTTTTGACGAATGTATTCATGCTTGCTGACATCGGCTCCAAGCCTGTTATATAGATGTTTTGCAAACTCCATGATGCAGAGAtcattttttacttcaaaattgaTATCATCTTGTGTCATATTGCTCaccagcttccaaacactttcaCTAACCACAGAGGGTGCCGGTTCAGCAAACGCACAGAGGGATTGGACTCTAGTTTTTCCAGGTTTAGATTTAACACTGCTAGGTTTGAATTTACAGCTCTGCATGTGTCTCCAAAGCACTCTTTTCATAAACAACCCTTGACAGTAGACACAGTGAATAAAGTCTTGACCCTCACATTTTTCTTTTGGTTGTTTGAAGGGAACAAGAATTCCAGACCCTGTTTTTATAACTTCAGCATTATGTGCAAAGTTTCCTTTGTTTCTCAGAAATTCAAGCTGCAATTTCCTTTGATGGGATCCCTTTGGAAAACTCAATGCTCTTGAAACCTCAATCTCTTTTAAGTGAGCACGCTCCAAGTGTCTGGATATTTTTTGGACCGCTGATTTACAATATAGGCAGTATTGTCGCTTGTTGTACATTCGAGATCCATTACTCTTTCTGACGACAGCAGGAACAAGTACTGATGCATCTCCAACTGTAGTTTTACCTG includes:
- the LOC127978611 gene encoding uncharacterized protein LOC127978611, producing the protein MEETLNWSEELFDSPDEENIQMIVPQFKRTRKGFDSSTDEEEDNVVHKTVSRLRKSRSILVNRKISVGSEKISESSQDSGEEYVPSTSGDSTDSNISQDLSLKSRADATVRCSLPCKRKFKTSLAKFQDNDRIVAITQSQHHAPDSSTSGKTTVGDASVLVPAVVRKSNGSRMYNKRQYCLYCKSAVQKISRHLERAHLKEIEVSRALSFPKGSHQRKLQLEFLRNKGNFAHNAEVIKTGSGILVPFKQPKEKCEGQDFIHCVYCQGLFMKRVLWRHMQSCKFKPSSVKSKPGKTRVQSLCAFAEPAPSVVSESVWKLVSNMTQDDINFEVKNDLCIMEFAKHLYNRLGADVSKHEYIRQKLRELGRLRLHGREVTPLQTIKDYVTPENFMLAVTAVRHTAGFNEETGKYKTATLALKLGHGLKNVSMLLETNAMMKGDNDGATAARCFRQVYDARWNELISAKALQGLTESKWNSPQLLPFTEDVRTLHCYLDDAQHRFYSDLTSECSSCNWANLTKVTLAQVILFNRRREGEVSKMPVSTFILRDKSAPHEDVNVALSELEKSLCKHFVRLEIRGKRGRKVPVLLTPAMVDSLDLLVEKRKECGVADNNPYMFARPYAVSHYRGSDCIRYFVKACGAKNPLSLTSTKLRKHVATLSKVLNLNDTELDQLADFLGHDIRVHRQFYRLPEGTLQLAKISKILMALEQGRLSEFKGKTLDDINIAPNETILCDKEIQEAWLEENVPDCTRVASPHNVTSQNESQHPRNKDCVVDTAESPCTSGSQMRNDTKKNLSSPKNGRKPVKKKNWEKVEVDAVEKHMMHFIESCRVPGKAACDLCLKSEPEALKRRDWLAIKFYIKNRISALQRKI